AATAAAACGAAAttgtaattaatgatattaactCCACAATAACAACTCCAATTTGttaatgtattttcaaactgagaCATTTACCTGACTTGGGTTTTGGGTGGTTATATTTTGGAGGGTCTGTGTAGGACACAGTGCCTTTAAcagcttgtttatttttatttggatgAGGTTCTGCTTTTCCTTTgtacaaaacaaaagcaaaggAAGTTAATCAAACAAACACTTCTGCTAAACTTTTAATGCAAAacagtatttaatattttgcatgtgcAATGTTTAGGCAATCAAATCATTGTAATTCCATTAATgccaaataacttttatttttcagataatttactttctGAAAGAGACTTTCAAGAGGCTACATTAATAAGTTACTTTGACTGTATCCTTAAACATACTTTATACCATGTATAAGTTCAAAGTACGTTAGCTTTTAGCCTTCTAGCTAATTATTGCAATAGTACTTAGTGTGGACAATTCTGGCAACGTTTATTTCGGAGCCTTCGTGTCAAACAAGTAAAACTTAAGCACGTTAATCAAATAATACACAATGTACTTACCCAACAGTAGATTTTGAATGATATATAGACAAAACTCCCTCGTAATCGCTCCTCGTGTTTGAATGTGAACTTCCGGAAGAACGCGTGACGTCACCACTATCTCGCGAGATAATCTGTCCTATCGCGGGATTTTGTAATATCCCCAGATTTATCACtatatttcttaaattaatagcAGTTTTTGAAATTACATCCAACTCAGACCTAAATGGTGACCGGATATGTAtctgttttacatttatatgcatACATTCAATAATGAAACAGGTTGGAATAATGACTAAAATGCAGTGTGGCTTTGCAATCACACTGGGCACTTTgtgattataatttatttaaacaagatAAAGTTAATATATTTACTTTGTATACAAATCGTGTATTTCATAAAGATTATCCTGTTTTTTTCCTACTAGTCTAGTCTAGACGTGTAAAAGACGTCAGTGGACGTCTATTCACAACCTCTTAAAAACCTACTTTTTGCACTTAAATTAATTATTGCAGTATTAACCAAGGTGTAAGCACAGCATTTGCATATTTCACAATGACTCATAGAAGGTCCATGATTCTCTATAGAGGGTCACGATGGACCACAAATGCACGTGCAAAAGACGTCACCTAGTGACGTCCTCCCACAACCGATCCACAACAGGGCACAAACACCGAAGCACGCGTAGCAAAAGTCAAAGCAACAACCCCACATGCAACCCCATAGAACTACAGACATGCACAAATGTATCTGAATgcatttttatgaaatgttcTGTGTTACATATTTTCGCCGATTTGTGCCGTCATACCGCGACTATTTTTGGCCAGGGACACGACGTTGCGGTCGGACCAATGTTTGCTGGGGTGCGTCTCCTGCTGCCCGGTGAACTCGCCAAACACGCCGTGTCTGAGGGAACAAAGGCCGTCACCAAATACACGAGCTCCAAGTAAAGCCGAAAGTACCCAATCTGAACCCaaaggctcttttaagagccacccacACTTTCCAGAAAGAGTTTTCGATATTACACTTTCatattcagtttaattcagattTTAAAATGTGGCATCCAATATGTTTAGATTTGTGCATTTAAACGTACATCAAGATTTAATTTCAATGCATACCTTATTGCTGTATTCATTTCCACTCCATAAGGATTTCAGCGTTGTACAGgtctttgatgcatttttaccTTAAAACGTGCAGCAAATTCATGACAAACTGAAGTTCAGCAAAGCGTCCCAGAAACGCGCACCGATCCACCAGGAACATGCAAATAATCCATAATGAAtattcaaaatcaaataatccTTACAGAGCGTTCAAGTAATCCACCAAAAGCTCAGTTTTGAATTATGTTGCGGTGACTGCTAATCAGTCACTCACGGGGATTGTGGGAAAATGCTGTTTGACTCTTGTAACCAATAATAATGTCCATATCTTGACGCTAACGTTTTATATTTCGTTTAATCGTAtggtttaaatatttaaaggagTTCACAAAGTACAAATGCAGATACAGATCTTATGGCTTTCCAATGTTTGATGCCAATCTCACGGTCAAAACTGTGTGCTCATTATCCAAACCTGTGCAGCATTTCTTCTTTACACATCTCCCCATCTCAATagtgtacaaaataaaaataacaacacaCACAACTCTGTCAGTCTGATTTTGCAAAAATTTCAGCTGgtttcaaaatgcatttaaaaattagagttttaaaaaaataaaatcatggaAAGAAAAGTAATTTTGTAAATTGTGCTCCATTTTTAATTCCAAAAAATGAACCCAAATTAATAACTAGCAAACATCTACGCACACACAGGCTGGATTTCAAGTGTCATCCATTTATTAAAGCCAATGAATAATGTGATTACAGATATAAAACAACACATAACACTTGAAACCTTTCTTGAGTTTGCACATTTGGACAATTCTTCACACAtcatagattataaatgtgggAAATCCAGCAAACAATAAGTAAATTTACACACATTTTCCATCACtcgctttaaagggatagttcactttataacgaaaatcctgtcatcatttacttgtCCGCATGTTCTTCTAAACCTggatgaatttattttttctgattaacacaaatgaagatattttaataaatgatggtggacacacagcagtaagtgaccattgacttttatagtaggaataaaaaaatataatggaaattaatgggtaccatcaactgtgtgcttaccatcatttatcattatattttatcattatattttcttagtcatttatcgcaatacttccaaaatgtttttcctagtttattaatagtttattACCAACAAGAAAATTGCACAAATTTCTTGATAAATTAACCCTGCAACACACCCTttagtgtctcgtcacacccctaattaAAACACCACTGAAGCTTTTATAAATATGTTAAACATGCATTAAATCAAATAGGCCTAgtgcataaaaataataattcaatattaagcatatatatatatatatatatatatatatatatatataccagtGAATTAAGatcaatacattttataataaggtCTAAATTATCACCAATATGAAAAGCATGAATTCAGCAGCTGTTGCTGTTACTAAATGCactatgtaagcaataaggtacgagaggctgtgctgtatcgagaataagtaacggctgaagggcgttgttaggcacgacgcgaagcggagtgcctgcaacccctgcggagttacttattcacgatacagcacttgcctcgagtaccttattgcttttataaaacggttaccacacaatattaaagtaaaaaaaatattagtgcaactttcatgaagttaaattaataaaagcattccttccgctagaaaaaatagtccctgactgcgaaaaacaacataaaaattcaaataaaaacaacaaactgttttcagatttgtctcattatatgtgtatgtgttgctaagggtgttgctaagggcgcagtgatattaaatagaaccgttgggtgaagcggtcatagcagtgttttattgcgaataaagcacacctattgaccaatcagaatcaaggattggaactaaccattttataaacatCATTAAACCACATTTACTGTCTACATGTGTTGTGTGTATAGAGCAGTGATTCTCAAACTTTTCACCCcttgtgtagggtgcatcccttTGCCCCCCCACCCAAGACAATTCATAGCATAAAACAATCTCGTATGTagaataaacaacaataaaaatgtacaatatagTGCTGTTGTTTTGGGAATTTTCtgataaatttaaataaaactggAGACCTCCTGGCTCCATCTCACaccccagtttgagaatcaCTGATATGAGCAACATTCATTATAATTGATGAGAAGACAGACGTTATAACATGCCTGTGATTTTTAGATTGTAAAAAATCTATACCTATATCTAATATCTTTATCTATATCTATGACTGATTCATTCGTAGAAAGATCTGTGACACTGGACTGGTGCTCTTATATCTTCATCATGTTTTGGTGAGAAAACATTTCCATCTGGCTGCAGTCTCCAGGTCAATGTTGTTTCCTTTTCTATCCCATGATCCTTTAGTTTCTGCTTGATCTAAAAACACAATTGTACGtcaattttaaaaaacaatatagTTACATTTTAAACTGAAATGCAACAAAACAGGGccagaaattattaaaaaaatatattttaataaatagcAAATTAAATACTAAAGTTGTGttatcatttttttgcattgaATTGTTTAATATGTCAATTTATTtaacagaaaatgaacaaaattGAGCAGTCttgctttaaaggggtcatataatgaacatttttaagatgtaaaataagtaagaaataattgacgacgggccttgggtgtgcattattttcaaataatttaaatgacCGAAGTCAATTATATCTCTTATACCACAAGCATTGCTCCGGTGCCTATTTTACAGCAGTGTACAGAAAAATACTCAACACCtgtagaacatttctcagccaatcagaagaaagcattcaacagacccgtagTATAAGTGACTTCATAGATCACCCAGTAGAAAGAGTAAGGGGCTTAATGGGATGCAGAAGCCCAGGAGGCAGGATAAGGATTCAGTGACATGACAATTTTGTGAGCAGTGCGAGACAATTTCTGATGTAAATCCCTTTTTAGACAGTCTTTCCACAGTGTAATGCTTTCTATGAAGGGTCTTTTACTGTATGAGCTGAAGGTTGGTATCTTTAGCCAAATTGttggtttaaaaaatacaaatagttcccattttcctttttaaaatgaTACAGAATCATCctctataaaaaataaaggtctTGGTTTTACCTTCTATTTTGTACAGAAAAAAATTTCAAGCCCTCTCAGATATATCATTTTCTTGCAAATTCCTTATTGTTTGTATTAGAACCCGATGCAATTAATACAATACTGTAACTTCAGTGTTTGATACTAAAGAACTAAAAAAGAAAAGGAGAatcattagattatgattcAGACTTATATGAAAAACTGAACTAACAAACACAAGTTGGTTATTGCCTGTATTTATAATGGGAATCACAGTTCTCGTTTTCATATTGCAGAAACAAACTTACTGTGAGATACAACACGCATATAGACTAGACATAGGCCTACACTAAGATTTAATTTGTATAACATTGATGAGAAAGAAtatgatttatgtattttttgcaTGGTTTAAACCTCTGTGTGGTGTCTTTATAGCCCATCATGTTTCTACCTGAATTTCACGACGAGTGTGGAATAAAAGATTATCAAACCAAACCACCAGGTGTGAAGCCCAAAGGCTTATTTGcgcaaatatttaaatacttaaattacTTTGTGCTTGAAGTTGCTGCAATTATTGCTAAAAAAAGAGGCATCACAAAGAGCCGAGAATGTGTGAAGGCAGAgcattgttttaacatgtagcAGTTtatacgcccactgagtggcaaaaagtCTGAGCGACAGCATTAAAATAGCGTGAAAAACGCGTCTAAAATGGGAAAAGTAGTTCTGTGATCGACTGTGCTAACAGATTCAACAAACATTTGGAGCTTTTCAAACGGCAAAAAAACACTCAGAAGTAAATTAGCAGCAGTAGCCATATGTCAggtatgtacactgtaaaaattactttgctgccttaaattttttgttgaatcaactcagatttacaaatcatttcaactaactattatttatcttaactagagatgagttgttataactacagataagttgttataacttataaaattaagttgacttttctcaattatattttataagttgtgacaactcatctctgttgacatgacttgtaaatctgagttgatttaacaaaaaatattaaggcagcaaagtgttttttttacagtgtacaattttgagataaaaaatacatgaaacacaCATGTAGGTTTACACAATGTACTATTTATGAGGACAATTAATTAGTGTTgactttttatgcattttttatgaaaaacaataaatgtagaaatgtttctttaaatggtttgtgtttttttttgagTTATAGaagttatattaaaaaataaaaatctctctctctctctctctctctctctctcactcttatAAACTTTGAAAAACTGAAGCATCAgctatttaaatacataaaagcatgttttgatcatcattctgaatctgatatctaacaaaagtaatttttgcttaaaatttggtatttttaagaaactttcccatatttgagaggttataaaaagaaaatgaatgcAGATAAGATGAAACGTTATTcctgtttatttgtttgaaagcagatggttcTTTCAGTTGATatattgtctgtctgtttgtatgtttatagaagaaccttttctggtaggcattttgtaaaacttttgtgaaaaccacaaaaaaatgctggcagggttaaagatggaaaaagtcagattttcatgctatgacccctttaatgcttataaaacaacaacaacaatgtgACACCAAACCtactatattttaaaatattgtatttattgaaaatctatTTTGATGTTGTGTGAACACagagaaatgtgtgttttagtgtTCAACACAAATAGTTGAAAACTTTACCAATTGTAAGATCTTCTCCATCACCGCAGGGTCATTTAGATTCAGACCAGATTTGATCTCCGTTCTCACAATCTGCTTTTTTGAATCTGTCAAAACATTGGATAGACACAATGCACAAAAAAACTTAACAATAAAACATCAGCTTCCAAGTGAATTATTATGTTGGGTTGACCAAAGCcagttttcagtagaaataaaaTCATTATGTTGTTATGCTGATTGTATTTCTACTAAAAACTGATGactgtaactcctcctacagattttaAGCTACATCCACTAAAGGTTTATGCTATGTCTCTTCTTACAGCTTTCATAAAACGAGCAATTAAAGTTTGATAAAATCTCATCCCatgttgtgaatacttgaaatttgtgaaagttaaacagttataaacaaatcaagtttaagtgtttaagaattATAGGTAATATgaaagtacactgcaaaaaaatattctcAAGAAAATAAaatcgtagtatttttgtcttgttttcagtaaaaatatctaaaaattcttaaattaagatgctttttctttatgagcaaaacgacccaagaaaataagtctagtttttagaccaaaatattaaatttaaagcaacactatgtagtttttttacctttaaataatgtctctaaaattatttcagtgatagaacaacttttaactggacaaattgtactgttgctgcaacctgagcagcctcctagctgctacaagcacactctgaaagtggtggtggagggtagagcacacagcccctcccctccccctgcctgcagaagaatGTCttataccaggcactgttgcgcttttcaaccccattggggagctgtaagtcatttttgcatcgaaactacatagtgttgcttaagtgattttgtgtataaaacaagcaaaaaaatctgtgaatggggtaagcaaaaatttcttgaatttagcgtttaagaaaaatttttcAAGACTTCattgtttaccccattggcagctttttttgctggttttatgcacaaaatcacttaaatttgaattttttggtctaaaaactagacttattttcttgggtcgttttgctcatcaagaaaaaacatcttaatttaagaatttttagatatttttgtccgaaaacaagacaaaaaaactaagtttttttgcagtgtattgtaattaaaaaatgtattaataatgtTTGTAAAATAGATTTAGAAATCACACATAAAACTTACACTTCAAGCAGATGAATGGAAGAGGATTTGAGCAGAACTGATCAACTATTAGACCATCAGGACCTGCCGTGCCACAAGGTCTCTGATCCTTCCCATCTGTGTTACGGGTACTAGACTTCCACCTAATGGAGGAGACTTTTGATCCATCTGACCACTTCCACGAGTCCCTAAAGAGACCAATCCATGCTAGAGTATTTGTCCCAATCTTTGTTGTCAGCAGGTCTTTATCGGCTTGATTCTGAATGGTGGCCAGGTCTGTGTAATTCTGTCTGCAGTAGATCTGAGCTTCAGGCCACGTCATCTCATCAGTGATTAAAACAAACCTGTCTGATACAGTTGCCGTCTCTGTAATAAGAAATGTTGGACTtttatttagaaataaaagAGTCTAGTTATTTCTTTACAGATCATTTGTAATTTTTTCCTAACATGAACTTAACATCACCTCCTTAAagtgtaactaaacccctggtcagagcctaagtccacccactggcaatatttgaaaaatgcaagaaaagtgggcagatcccaacggagatagaggggacgaactaagctcgtacggtgagatcgtaacaagggcgtggtgagcttgaacctgcttacgtcatgagttactttttggacccaacatccaataggaaaattcaactgcagtagccaccgttcaacctgaagagggcaacactcagacgtttttacaccatatattatagtattgaaacactttatatccaaatgtcaaaaaacgtacttaaatcaatgaacagcactaataaagcatcattcttacagatcattaactaaaaaagattggtttagggtttagttactctttaaacttCAACATTACAAACATATCACATAAATCTGTACAGATAACACTGACTATAGCTTCCTGCCATATAAACTGAATCGTTTTAGAGTCACAACCTGTATAAATATTCAGTCCCCATCACTGAGTGAACATAgtcataaaataatttagttGTTGTACATGTTTATTCAGTGCAGTATGAACCCAAACATTACAATTAATCATAATGACTAGACCAGACTCTTTCCTCGGTCCATTTGTTTGTTTAGGTTTCTTGTATTAGGAAAGTTATTCGAATTACAGCTTCTAGATTTATTCTTTGTTGATTAAttgattattaaatatttatttattattattttatgtctATGGATCATTTCATCCTGAGGCTcagttggtaaagcattgcatgaCTTACCCAAGCTCACAGATTTGAACCGCATAgagatttattaataaaataagcTTGATGCACTGTAAATTGCTTCAGATAAAAGcgtctaaatgtaaatgttcatTTTTCTCATCTGTTGTGTTACACTAACAACCAAATTGCAAATACTTGCCATAATCTGTATATTTAAGCATTTAAATCACATCAGATCACGTATCTCTCATTGCACTGTGGGGTTCTTGGTGATTAAAAAGTGATCAGTTGTAAGTCACCACAAAGGTT
The sequence above is a segment of the Misgurnus anguillicaudatus chromosome 1, ASM2758022v2, whole genome shotgun sequence genome. Coding sequences within it:
- the LOC129431909 gene encoding putative C-type lectin domain family 20 member A; its protein translation is MKRLIHLLIFSGLCLFTQSISCQYILIQQQMSWDEAQSYCRQNYFDLATVQNNEDWTLLQETVQSAAVSAAWTGLYNDIYSWRWSYQDENVTFNSWYTPEPNNVLGMEECGNTDSTGWSDWPCTSKHPFLCFNETATVSDRFVLITDEMTWPEAQIYCRQNYTDLATIQNQADKDLLTTKIGTNTLAWIGLFRDSWKWSDGSKVSSIRWKSSTRNTDGKDQRPCGTAGPDGLIVDQFCSNPLPFICLKYSKKQIVRTEIKSGLNLNDPAVMEKILQLVKFSTICVEH